In one Stenotrophomonas maltophilia genomic region, the following are encoded:
- a CDS encoding polysaccharide biosynthesis protein: MSSPWRDRILGLLPRTAIVCHDLFMVWACWQLLHAGRYSILPDAPALPLWNVDTTLVLLLQGLVFWRVGLYRGLWRFASVSDLLNIFKASFIGMVAIVLVLMWKRFNGVPMSVLVIYPFALSALLGAPRLLYRAWKDYQALQSDSSARRVLILGAGQAAETLVRDLRRSGNFEPVGLLDDAPHLRGAKLQGLPILGTLDDAPAVARETAAKLLVIAIPSLDAAGMQRVVAICESTGVPFRTVPKLSDILQGQSLPGQLKEVAIEDLLGRKPIMPDWNLIRGWLGGRTVMVTGAGGSIGSELCRQCARHGAGRIVLLEISELLLLTIEGELRRSFPDIEIEAVLGDCGDPAVIRHALSLHPVDTAFHAAAYKHVPVLERQLREAVRNNILATENVARACLEAHVEHFVFISTDKAVDPVNALGASKRYAEMICQSLDQKSTHTRFVTVRFGNVLASAGSVVPLFREQILKGGPVTVTDPEVSRYFMTIPEACQLILQAAASASHGAIYTLDMGEPVPIRVLAEQMIRLAGKQPYKDIPIIYTGLRPGEKLHETLFYSDEDYRSTAHPKILEAGVRTFSRDMVLGNVPKLREAISSYDIDTIQEILFATMPEFSPIEQDAYISSAKVVPFPTREANRH; encoded by the coding sequence ATGTCTTCACCCTGGCGGGATAGAATCCTCGGCCTGTTGCCGCGTACGGCCATTGTCTGCCACGACCTGTTCATGGTCTGGGCATGCTGGCAGCTGCTCCACGCCGGTCGTTACTCGATCCTGCCGGACGCGCCTGCGCTGCCGTTGTGGAATGTCGATACCACCCTGGTCCTGCTGCTGCAGGGACTGGTGTTCTGGCGCGTCGGCCTGTATCGCGGCCTGTGGCGGTTTGCCAGCGTCAGCGACCTGCTGAACATCTTCAAAGCCAGCTTCATCGGCATGGTCGCCATCGTCCTGGTGCTGATGTGGAAGCGCTTCAACGGCGTGCCGATGTCGGTGCTGGTGATCTATCCCTTCGCGCTGTCGGCCCTGCTGGGCGCGCCGCGCCTGCTGTATCGCGCATGGAAGGACTACCAGGCGCTGCAGTCCGATTCGAGCGCGCGCCGGGTGCTGATCCTGGGTGCCGGCCAGGCCGCTGAAACGCTGGTCCGCGATCTGCGCCGTTCCGGCAATTTCGAGCCGGTCGGCCTGCTTGATGACGCCCCGCACCTGCGCGGCGCGAAACTGCAGGGCCTGCCGATCCTGGGCACGCTGGACGATGCGCCGGCCGTGGCCCGCGAAACCGCAGCCAAGCTGCTGGTCATTGCCATTCCGTCGCTGGATGCCGCCGGCATGCAGCGCGTGGTCGCCATCTGCGAGAGCACCGGGGTTCCGTTCCGCACCGTGCCCAAGCTCAGTGACATCCTGCAGGGGCAGTCGCTGCCGGGCCAGCTGAAGGAAGTGGCGATCGAGGATCTGCTGGGCCGCAAGCCGATCATGCCGGACTGGAACCTGATCCGTGGCTGGCTGGGCGGGCGCACCGTGATGGTGACCGGTGCCGGTGGTTCGATCGGTTCAGAACTGTGCCGCCAGTGCGCGCGCCACGGTGCAGGCCGCATCGTCCTGCTGGAGATCAGCGAACTGCTGCTGTTGACCATCGAAGGCGAGCTGCGCCGCAGTTTTCCCGACATCGAGATCGAAGCCGTGCTGGGTGACTGCGGTGACCCCGCAGTGATCCGCCATGCGCTGTCGCTGCACCCGGTCGATACGGCCTTCCATGCTGCCGCCTACAAGCATGTGCCGGTGCTGGAACGGCAGCTGCGCGAGGCGGTGCGCAACAACATCCTGGCCACGGAGAACGTCGCCCGTGCCTGCCTGGAGGCACATGTCGAGCACTTCGTGTTCATCTCCACCGACAAGGCGGTCGATCCGGTCAATGCGCTGGGTGCCAGCAAGCGCTACGCCGAGATGATCTGCCAGAGCCTGGACCAGAAGTCCACGCATACCCGTTTCGTCACCGTGCGCTTCGGCAACGTGCTGGCGTCGGCGGGCAGCGTCGTGCCGTTGTTCCGCGAGCAGATCCTCAAGGGCGGCCCGGTCACGGTCACCGACCCGGAGGTCAGCCGCTATTTCATGACGATCCCCGAGGCCTGCCAGCTCATCCTGCAGGCGGCCGCCTCGGCGTCGCATGGCGCCATCTATACGCTCGACATGGGTGAGCCGGTGCCGATCCGGGTGCTGGCCGAGCAGATGATCCGGCTGGCCGGCAAGCAGCCGTACAAGGATATTCCGATCATCTACACCGGGCTGCGCCCGGGTGAGAAGCTGCACGAGACGCTGTTCTATTCCGACGAGGACTATCGTTCGACCGCGCACCCCAAGATCCTCGAAGCCGGCGTGCGCACGTTCTCGCGTGACATGGTGCTCGGCAACGTTCCGAAGCTGCGCGAAGCGATCAGCAGCTACGACATCGACACCATCCAGGAGATCCTGTTCGCGACGATGCCGGAGTTTTCTCCAATCGAACAGGATGCTTACATCTCATCCGCTAAAGTCGTGCCGTTTCCGACACGCGAGGCCAACAGGCACTAA
- a CDS encoding 3-hydroxyacyl-CoA dehydrogenase/enoyl-CoA hydratase family protein, translating to MSNSLLVRRAAVLGAGVMGAQIAAHLTNAGVDTVLFDLPAKEGPADGIVLKAIANLGKLSPAPLASKSLAEAITPANYESGLEQLKDCDLIIEAIAERMDWKQDLYKKIAPFVADHAVLASNTSGLGINKLADVLPEQLRHRFCGVHFFNPPRYMHLAELIPASTTDAAVLEGLEEFLVTTLGKGVVYAKDTPNFIGNRIGVFSILSTIHHTQQFGLGFDEVDGLTGPLVGRPKSATYRTSDVVGLDTMAHVIKTMGDTLPNDPWHEFFKSPKWLDALISKGALGQKTGAGIFRKVGKDIVVLDLEKQDYRPADRSAAPEVVEILKIKNPAEKFAKLRESQHPQAQFLWATFRDLFHYSAYHLADIAETARDVDLAIRWGYGWSLGPFETWQAAGWKQVAQWIADDIVAGKSMSNAPLPDWVFDGRDGVHAAEGSYSPSRNAKLPRSSLPVYQRQRFPDPLLGETFAPGETVFENDGLRMWHDGDGIAVVSFKTKMNTVSDQVLDGLQECVSRAEKDFQGLVIWQQKEPFSAGADLAGALGLLQAGKVDQFEQMVANFQRTSQRIKYSLVPVVAAVRGLALGGGCEFQMHSAKTVAFLESYIGLVEAGVGLLPAGGGLKELAVRASQAAGPGGDVFAELKKTFETVAMAKVSNSAVNAKELGLLRSTDKVVFNSYEALYIAKAEARALAEAGYRPPLPARRIQVAGDVGIATFKMMLVNMLEGRFISPYDYEIAERIATVLCGGKVDRGTLVDEEWLLTLERKHFVELAQQEKTQARIAHMLKTGKPLRN from the coding sequence ATGTCCAATTCCCTGCTAGTCCGCCGCGCCGCCGTGCTGGGTGCCGGCGTCATGGGTGCCCAGATCGCCGCCCACCTCACCAACGCCGGCGTCGACACCGTGCTGTTCGACCTGCCCGCCAAGGAAGGTCCGGCCGATGGCATCGTGCTGAAGGCAATCGCCAACCTGGGCAAGCTCAGCCCGGCGCCGCTGGCCAGCAAGTCGCTGGCCGAAGCGATCACCCCGGCCAACTACGAGTCGGGGCTGGAGCAGCTGAAGGACTGCGACCTGATCATCGAGGCCATTGCCGAGCGCATGGACTGGAAGCAGGACCTTTACAAGAAGATCGCACCGTTCGTGGCCGATCACGCCGTGCTGGCGTCCAACACCTCCGGCCTGGGCATCAACAAGCTGGCCGACGTGCTGCCGGAACAGCTGCGCCACCGCTTCTGCGGCGTGCACTTCTTCAATCCGCCGCGCTACATGCATCTGGCCGAACTGATCCCGGCCTCGACCACCGATGCCGCCGTGCTGGAAGGCCTGGAAGAGTTCCTGGTCACCACCCTGGGCAAGGGCGTGGTCTACGCCAAGGACACCCCGAACTTCATCGGCAACCGCATCGGCGTGTTCTCGATCCTGTCGACCATCCACCACACCCAGCAGTTCGGCCTGGGCTTCGATGAAGTCGATGGCCTGACCGGGCCGCTGGTCGGGCGCCCGAAGTCGGCGACCTACCGCACCTCCGACGTGGTCGGCCTGGACACCATGGCGCACGTGATCAAGACCATGGGCGACACCCTGCCGAACGACCCGTGGCATGAATTCTTCAAGTCGCCCAAGTGGCTGGATGCGCTGATCTCCAAGGGCGCGCTGGGCCAGAAGACCGGTGCCGGCATCTTCCGCAAGGTCGGCAAGGACATCGTCGTGCTCGATCTGGAAAAGCAGGACTACCGTCCGGCCGACCGCAGCGCCGCACCGGAGGTGGTCGAGATCCTGAAGATCAAAAACCCGGCCGAGAAGTTCGCCAAGCTGCGCGAGAGCCAGCATCCGCAGGCACAGTTCCTGTGGGCGACCTTCCGCGATCTGTTCCACTACAGCGCCTACCACCTGGCCGACATCGCCGAGACCGCGCGCGACGTCGATCTCGCGATCCGCTGGGGCTACGGCTGGTCGCTGGGCCCGTTCGAGACCTGGCAGGCCGCGGGCTGGAAGCAGGTCGCGCAGTGGATCGCCGATGACATCGTCGCCGGCAAGAGCATGAGCAACGCCCCGCTGCCGGACTGGGTCTTCGATGGCCGCGACGGCGTGCACGCCGCCGAGGGCAGCTACAGCCCGTCGCGCAACGCCAAGCTGCCGCGCTCGTCGCTGCCGGTGTACCAGCGCCAGCGCTTCCCGGATCCGCTGCTGGGCGAAACGTTCGCGCCGGGCGAGACCGTGTTCGAGAACGATGGCCTGCGCATGTGGCACGACGGCGACGGTATCGCCGTGGTCAGCTTCAAGACCAAGATGAACACCGTCTCCGACCAGGTGCTCGATGGCCTGCAGGAATGCGTCTCGCGCGCCGAGAAGGACTTCCAGGGCCTGGTGATCTGGCAGCAGAAGGAACCGTTCTCCGCCGGTGCCGATCTGGCCGGCGCCCTGGGCCTGCTGCAGGCCGGCAAGGTCGACCAGTTCGAGCAGATGGTCGCCAACTTCCAGCGCACCAGCCAGCGCATCAAGTACTCGCTGGTGCCGGTGGTGGCTGCCGTGCGCGGCCTGGCCCTGGGCGGTGGCTGCGAGTTCCAGATGCACAGCGCCAAGACCGTGGCCTTCCTGGAAAGCTATATCGGCCTGGTGGAAGCCGGCGTCGGCCTGCTGCCGGCCGGTGGCGGCCTGAAGGAACTGGCCGTGCGCGCCTCGCAGGCGGCCGGCCCGGGCGGCGACGTGTTTGCCGAACTGAAGAAGACCTTCGAGACCGTGGCCATGGCCAAGGTGTCCAACTCGGCGGTCAATGCCAAGGAGCTGGGTCTGCTGCGCAGCACCGACAAGGTGGTGTTCAACAGCTATGAGGCGCTGTACATCGCCAAGGCCGAAGCCCGCGCGTTGGCCGAAGCCGGCTACCGTCCGCCGCTGCCGGCACGCCGCATCCAGGTGGCCGGCGACGTCGGCATCGCCACCTTCAAGATGATGCTGGTCAACATGCTGGAAGGTCGCTTCATCAGCCCGTACGACTACGAGATTGCAGAGCGCATCGCCACCGTGCTGTGCGGCGGCAAGGTCGATCGCGGCACCCTGGTCGACGAAGAGTGGCTGCTGACCCTGGAGCGCAAGCACTTCGTCGAACTGGCCCAGCAGGAAAAGACCCAGGCCCGCATCGCGCACATGCTCAAGACCGGCAAGCCGCTGCGCAACTGA
- the galU gene encoding UTP--glucose-1-phosphate uridylyltransferase GalU gives MSKRIRKAVFPVAGLGTRFLPATKTVPKEMLPIIDRPLIQYAVDEAIEAGCDTLVFITNRYKHAVADYFDKAYELEQKLERAGKQEQLEMIRHVLPNGVRAVFVTQAEALGLGHAVLCAKAVIGDEPFAVLLPDDLIWNRGDGALKQMADLNEASGASVIAVEDVPHDKTASYGIVATEAFDGRKGRISQIVEKPKPEDAPSDLAVVGRYVLSPKIFDLLEQTGSGAGGEIQLTDAIAQLLKTEQVDAYRFEGTRFDCGTHLGLVEATIRFALDNPKLAGPAREKLAAMLAE, from the coding sequence ATGAGCAAGCGAATTCGTAAAGCAGTTTTTCCCGTGGCAGGGCTCGGGACGCGCTTCCTGCCGGCGACCAAGACGGTGCCGAAAGAAATGCTGCCGATCATCGATCGTCCGCTTATCCAGTACGCTGTTGATGAGGCCATAGAAGCCGGCTGCGATACGCTGGTGTTCATCACCAACCGCTACAAGCACGCGGTGGCCGACTATTTCGACAAGGCGTATGAGCTGGAACAGAAGCTCGAGCGCGCCGGCAAGCAGGAGCAGCTGGAGATGATCCGCCACGTGCTGCCCAACGGCGTGCGTGCGGTCTTCGTGACGCAGGCCGAAGCGTTGGGTCTGGGCCACGCGGTGCTGTGTGCCAAGGCCGTGATCGGTGACGAGCCGTTCGCCGTGCTGCTGCCGGACGATCTGATCTGGAACCGCGGCGACGGTGCGTTGAAGCAGATGGCCGATCTCAATGAGGCCAGCGGTGCCAGCGTGATCGCCGTCGAGGACGTGCCGCACGACAAGACCGCCAGTTACGGCATCGTGGCCACCGAGGCCTTCGATGGCCGCAAGGGCCGTATCTCGCAGATCGTGGAGAAGCCGAAGCCGGAGGACGCCCCCAGCGATCTGGCGGTGGTCGGCCGCTATGTGCTGAGCCCGAAGATCTTCGATCTGCTGGAGCAGACCGGCAGTGGTGCCGGTGGCGAGATCCAGCTGACCGATGCGATCGCGCAGCTGCTGAAGACCGAGCAGGTCGATGCCTACCGTTTCGAGGGCACCCGTTTCGACTGCGGCACGCACCTGGGGCTGGTCGAGGCGACGATCCGCTTCGCGCTGGACAACCCGAAGCTGGCGGGTCCGGCGCGCGAGAAGCTGGCGGCGATGCTGGCGGAATAA
- a CDS encoding acetyl-CoA C-acyltransferase → MTKQIQDAYIVAATRTPVGKAPKGMFRNTRPDDMLAHVLRSVVAQAPGVDVNRIDDAIIGCAMPEAEQGMNVARIGVLLAGLPNTIAAQTVNRFCSSGLQAVAQAADAIRLGNADLMLAGGTESMSMVPMMGNKIAMAPSVFDNDHVAIAYGMGITAEKVAEEWKVSREEQDAFALASHQKAMAAIQKGEFKDEISPYEIVSHLPDLADGQRIITRNKVADTDEGPRPDSSAEGLAKLRPVFRNGQFGGTVTAGNSSQMSDGAGAVLLASEQAIKDYGLTPLARFVSFSVAGVRPEVMGIGPIAAIPKALKQAGLNQDQLDWIELNEAFAAQSLAVIRDCGLDPDKVNPLGGAIALGHPLGATGAIRTATLLHGLRRRQQKYGMVTMCIGTGMGAAGIFEAL, encoded by the coding sequence ATGACCAAGCAAATCCAGGACGCCTACATCGTCGCCGCCACCCGTACCCCGGTGGGCAAGGCGCCCAAGGGCATGTTCCGCAATACCCGCCCCGACGACATGCTTGCCCACGTGCTGCGCAGCGTTGTCGCGCAGGCGCCGGGCGTGGACGTCAACCGCATCGATGATGCGATCATCGGCTGCGCGATGCCGGAAGCCGAGCAGGGCATGAACGTGGCGCGCATCGGCGTGCTGCTGGCCGGCCTGCCGAACACCATCGCGGCGCAGACCGTCAATCGCTTCTGCTCCTCCGGCCTGCAGGCCGTTGCGCAGGCCGCCGATGCGATCCGCCTGGGCAACGCCGACCTGATGCTGGCCGGCGGCACCGAGTCGATGTCGATGGTGCCGATGATGGGCAACAAGATCGCGATGGCACCGAGCGTGTTCGACAACGACCATGTGGCCATCGCCTACGGCATGGGCATCACCGCCGAGAAGGTGGCCGAAGAGTGGAAGGTCTCGCGCGAAGAGCAGGATGCCTTCGCCCTGGCCTCGCACCAGAAGGCGATGGCTGCGATCCAGAAGGGCGAGTTCAAGGACGAGATCAGCCCGTACGAGATCGTCTCGCACCTGCCGGACCTGGCCGATGGCCAGCGCATCATTACCCGCAACAAGGTTGCCGATACCGACGAAGGCCCGCGCCCGGATTCCTCGGCCGAAGGCCTGGCCAAGCTGCGTCCGGTGTTCCGCAATGGCCAGTTCGGTGGCACCGTCACTGCCGGCAACTCGTCGCAGATGAGCGACGGCGCCGGTGCCGTGCTGCTGGCGTCGGAACAGGCAATCAAGGACTACGGCCTGACCCCGCTGGCGCGCTTCGTCAGCTTCTCGGTGGCCGGCGTGCGCCCGGAAGTGATGGGCATCGGCCCGATCGCCGCGATCCCGAAGGCACTCAAGCAGGCTGGCCTGAACCAGGATCAGCTGGACTGGATCGAGCTCAATGAAGCCTTCGCCGCGCAGTCGCTGGCGGTGATCCGTGACTGCGGCCTGGACCCGGACAAGGTGAACCCGCTGGGTGGTGCGATCGCCCTGGGCCACCCGCTGGGTGCCACCGGTGCGATCCGTACCGCGACCCTGCTGCACGGCCTGCGTCGTCGCCAGCAGAAGTACGGCATGGTGACGATGTGCATCGGCACCGGCATGGGCGCGGCGGGTATTTTCGAGGCGCTGTAA
- a CDS encoding TetR/AcrR family transcriptional regulator, whose protein sequence is MAKPAHFSTKDRILGAAEELFALHGFAGTSLRQVTSQADVNIAAVNYHFGSKENLVNEVFRRRMDEMTGARMAQLERARSEHPGELRPVLAAFVEPALALAQDRQSGGAFVRVIARAYAEKNDNLRKFLSDHYGHVLRAFGKAIAECVPDLSKEELYWRLDFLAGSLTYAMADFGLIKRPAGVTEAAHRAQAAHELIHFAEAGFRAAARSGSALPASA, encoded by the coding sequence ATGGCCAAGCCCGCCCACTTCTCGACCAAGGACCGGATCCTCGGTGCCGCGGAGGAGCTGTTCGCCCTGCACGGCTTTGCCGGCACGTCGCTGCGCCAGGTCACCAGCCAGGCCGACGTCAACATCGCCGCCGTCAACTACCACTTCGGTTCCAAGGAAAACCTGGTCAACGAGGTGTTCCGCCGTCGCATGGACGAGATGACCGGCGCCCGCATGGCCCAGCTCGAACGCGCCCGCAGCGAACACCCTGGTGAACTGCGCCCGGTGCTGGCCGCCTTCGTGGAGCCGGCGCTGGCGCTGGCCCAGGACCGCCAGAGCGGCGGCGCCTTCGTCCGCGTGATCGCCCGCGCCTACGCCGAGAAAAACGACAACCTGCGCAAGTTCCTGTCCGACCACTACGGCCACGTGCTGCGCGCGTTCGGCAAGGCCATCGCCGAGTGCGTGCCCGACCTGAGCAAGGAAGAGCTGTACTGGCGGCTGGATTTCCTGGCCGGCTCGCTCACCTACGCCATGGCCGATTTCGGGCTGATCAAGCGTCCCGCCGGTGTCACCGAAGCGGCGCATCGTGCCCAGGCAGCCCACGAGCTCATCCATTTCGCCGAAGCCGGGTTCCGCGCCGCCGCACGCAGCGGCAGCGCCCTGCCCGCCTCCGCCTGA